From a single Rosa rugosa chromosome 7, drRosRugo1.1, whole genome shotgun sequence genomic region:
- the LOC133722897 gene encoding GDSL esterase/lipase At5g03810-like has protein sequence MIVSGKLLVSLSLLVLVFKVSHGQPLVPALIIFGDSVADVGNNNNRTTLVKANFPPYGRDFVNHQPTGRFCNGKLATDFTAEYLGFTSYPPAFLSQEATGMGILTGVNFASAASGYYNWTAQLWGAISLDQQLNYYNEYQSIVVNMVGEAEANAIFSGAIHLLSAGTSDFIQNYYINPFLRGYTPDQFSEILMRSYSSFIQKLYGLGARRIGVTNLPPIGCLPASITLFGSGSNQWNIKLNQDAILFNNKLNNTSQTLQKSLPGLKLVVFDIYQPLLDMITNPSDNGFFESRRACCGTGTFETSVLCNSRSVGTCNNATGYVFWDGFHPSEAANEVLAGDLLAQGIDLIS, from the exons ATGATAGTTTCCGGTAAACTCTTGGTTTCCTTGAGCCTTCTAGTTCTTGTTTTCAAAGTGTCTCATGGGCAGCCTTTAGTTCCTGCACTCATCATCTTTGGGGACTCTGTTGCTGATGTGGGAAATAATAACAACCGCACTACACTAGTGAAGGCAAACTTCCCTCCTTATGGAAGAGACTTCGTTAATCATCAACCGACTGGAAGATTTTGTAATGGGAAGCTTGCCACAGACTTCACCG ctgaatATCTCGGATTCACCTCATACCCACCAGCTTTCCTTAGCCAAGAAGCCACAGGGATGGGCATTTTGACTGGAGTCAACTTTGCCTCAGCTGCTTCTGGCTATTATAACTGGACAGCCCAGTTATGG GGTGCAATTTCACTAGACCAACAATTAAATTACTACAATGAGTATCAAAGTATAGTGGTGAATATGGTAGGGGAAGCCGAAGCCAATGCCATATTCTCTGGCGCCATCCACCTTCTTAGTGCAGGAACCAGCGATTTCATTCAGAACTACTACATCAATCCATTTCTTAGAGGCTACACACCTGACCAATTCTCAGAAATTCTAATGAGATCCTACTCCTCTTTCATTCAG AAGTTGTATGGACTCGGAGCACGAAGGATTGGAGTCACAAACTTACCACCTATAGGATGTTTGCCAGCATCAATTACCCTATTTGGCTCAGGAAGCAACCAGTGGAACATAAAATTGAATCAAGATGCCATTTTATTCAATAACAAGCTTAACAACACATCTCAAACTTTGCAGAAGAGTCTTCCCGGACTCAAGCTCGTAGTTTTTGATATCTACCAGCCCCTCCTGGATATGATCACAAACCCCAGTGACAATG GGTTCTTCGAGTCAAGAAGAGCTTGTTGTGGAACAGGTACATTTGAAACATCTGTGCTCTGTAACTCTAGGTCTGTAGGAACATGCAACAATgcaactggttatgtgttctgGGATGGATTTCATCCCTCTGAAGCTGCCAATGAGGTCTTAGCTGGTGATCTACTTGCACAGGGCATCGATCTCATATCTTGA
- the LOC133720686 gene encoding GDSL esterase/lipase At5g03810-like: MEFSSSKLLGSLSFLALVFTVVLGDPLVPALIIFGDSVVDVGNNNNLNTVIKANFPPYGRDFVNHKPTGRFCNGKLATDFTAEYLGFTSYPPAYLSQEASGKNLLTGVNFASAASGFYDPTAQLYSSISLTQQLNNYKEYQGKVVNLVGQTKANAIFSGGIHLLSAGSSDFIQNYYITPLVTVYTPDQFSDILIRSYSTFIQNLYGLGARRIGVTSLPPTGCLPAAITLFGNGSNQCVTRLNGDAISFNKKLKGTSQSLQTKLPGLKLVVFDIFQPLLDMVTKPSDNGFMESRRACCGTGTLETSVLCNSGSIGTCSNVTGYVFWDGFHPSQAANEVLAGDLLQQGFDLIS, encoded by the exons ATGGAGTTTTCAAGTAGTAAACTCTTGGGTTCCTTGAGCTTTCTTGCTCTAGTTTTCACAGTCGTTCTTGGAGACCCTTTAGTTCCAGCTCTTATCATCTTTGGGGACTCTGTAGTCGATGTGGGAAACAATAACAATCTCAACACAGTCATCAAGGCCAACTTCCCTCCTTATGGAAGAGACTTTGTGAATCACAAACCAACTGGAAGATTCTGTAATGGAAAGCTTGCCACCGATTTCACTG CTGAATATCTGGGATTCACTTCATATCCACCAGCTTACCTAAGCCAAGAAGCCAGCGGGAAGAACCTCTTGACTGGAGTCAACTTTGCCTCAGCTGCTTCTGGATTTTATGACCCAACAGCCCAGTTATAT AGTTCGATTTCACTGACCCAGCAACTGAATAACTACAAGGAGTATCAAGGTAAAGTGGTGAATCTGGTAGGACAAACTAAAGCCAATGCCATATTCTCTGGAGGCATCCACCTTCTAAGTGCAGGGAGCAGTGATTTCATTCAGAACTACTACATCACTCCCCTCGTTACGGTCTATACGCCCGATCAATTCTCGGACATTCTCATTAGATCCTACTCTACATTCATTCAG AATTTGTATGGGTTGGGAGCAAGAAGGATCGGAGTCACAAGCTTACCGCCAACAGGGTGTTTGCCAGCAGCAATCACCCTATTTGGCAATGGAAGCAACCAATGCGTCACAAGACTAAACGGAGATGCCATTTCATTCAACAAGAAGCTAAAGGGCACATCTCAAAGTTTGCAGACCAAACTTCCGGGCCTCAAGCTTGTGGTCTTTGATATCTTCCAGCCTCTCCTGGATATGGTCACAAAGCCTAGTGATAATG GGTTCATGGAGTCGAGACGAGCTTGCTGTGGAACAGGAACATTAGAAACCTCTGTGCTTTGCAACTCGGGGTCTATAGGAACATGTAGCAATGTGACTGGTTATGTGTTTTGGGATGGATTCCATCCCTCTCAAGCTGCCAACGAGGTCTTGGCCGGTGATCTACTTCAGCAGGGTTTCGATCTTATATCCTGA
- the LOC133720685 gene encoding threonine dehydratase biosynthetic, chloroplastic, which translates to MEALHLSSVQSPILPPKRFESFPLGTQKVSTRRPNNPLFITATLSRPTTEVSAEPSSSSASILTPSSPPNRVSTSSLQYEQGFLGAVPDRTVASGNNDIVDALGSLTNILTSKVYDLAIESPLELATKLSERLGVNIWLKREDLQPVFSFKLRGAYNMMAKIPREQLDRGVICSSAGNHAQGVALSAKKLGCNAVIAMPVTTPEIKWQSVERLGATVVLIGDSYDEAQAYAKKRAKEEGRSFIPPFDHPDIIMGQGTVGMEVMRQTKEPLHAIFVPVGGGGLIAGIAAYVKRLSPEVKIIGVEPSDANAMALSLHHGERIMLDQVGGFADGVAVKEVGEETFRICKELIDGVVLVSRDAICGSIKDMFEETRSILEPAGALALAGAEAYCKYYGLKGENVVAITSGANMNFDKLRVVTELANVGRQQEAVLATVMPEVPGSFKHYCELVGPMNISEFKYRYNSDKKAVVLYSVGVHTASELEAMQERMESSQLKTINLTKSDLVKDHLRYLMGGRTNVENEVLCRFVFPERPGALVKFLDTFSPRWNISLFHYRGQGETGANVLVGIQVSKSEIDEFHSRANSLGYDYVVVTNDIDFELLMH; encoded by the exons ATGGAGGCCCTTCACCTTAGCTCAGTTCAGTCCCCTATTCTCCCACCAAAACGGTTTGAATCATTCCCTCTCGGGACCCAAAAGGTTAGCACACGCCGTCCCAACAATCCATTGTTCATCACTGCCACATTGTCCCGACCAACAACTGAGGTTTCCGCTgaaccctcctcctcctctgcatCTATCCTGACTCCGTCATCGCCTCCCAATCGGGTCTCTACTAGTTCCTTACAGTATGAACAAGGTTTTCTTGGGGCAGTACCTGACCGTACGGTTGCTAGTGGAAACAACGACATCGTTGACGCTCTGGGATCTTTGACGAACATATTGACGTCAAAAGTGTATGACCTGGCAATTGAATCGCCTTTAGAGCTGGCAACCAAGCTATCCGAGCGGTTGGGAGTGAACATTTGGCTCAAAAGGGAAGATTTGCAGCCG GTGTTTTCGTTCAAGCTTCGTGGAGCTTATAATATGATGGCTAAGATTCCAAGGGAACAATTGGACAGAGGGGTTATATGCTCGTCGGCTGGAAACCATGCGCAAGGAGTTGCATTGTCCGCCAAGAAATTGGGTTGCAATGCAGTCATTGCAATGCCTGTAACTACTCCAGAAATTAAG TGGCAATCTGTTGAGAGATTGGGAGCCACGGTTGTACTTATAGGTGATTCCTACGATGAGGCTCAAGCTTATGCTAAGAAGCGAGCTAAGGAGGAGGGACGGAGCTTCATACCTCCTTTTGATCACCCAGACATTATTATGGGTCAGGGAACAGTCGGAATGGAGGTTATGCGTCAAACAAAAGAGCCATTGCATGCAATTTTTGTGCCGGTGGGGGGTGGTGGCCTAATAGCTGGTATTGCTGCATACGTTAAGAGGCTGTCTCCAGAG GTAAAGATTATTGGTGTGGAGCCCTCGGATGCGAATGCAATGGCATTATCCTTGCATCACGGAGAGAGAATAATGTTGGACCAAGTTGGAGGTTTTGCAGATGGTGTAGCAGTGAAAGAGGTGGGTGAAGAAACCTTTCGGATATGCAAAGAATTGATAGATGGTGTAGTTCTCGTGAGCCGTGACGCCATCTGTGGTTCAATAAAG GACATGTTTGAGGAGACTAGAAGCATTTTAGAACCAGCAGGTGCCCTTGCTCTTGCTGGAGCTGAAGCATACTGCAAGTATTATGGTCTTAAAGGAGAAAATGTTGTTGCAATTACCAGCGGGGCAAATATGAACTTTGATAAACTGAGAGTGGTGACTGAACTTGCAAATGTTGGTCGGCAACAAGAGGCTGTACTCGCGACAGTTATGCCAGAGGTGCCTGGGAGCTTTAAACATTACTGTGAGCTG GTCGGCCCAATGAATATTAGTGAATTCAAATACAGATATAACTCTGATAAAAAGGCTGTCGTACTGTACAG TGTTGGTGTGCACACAGCTTCTGAACTTGAAGCAATGCAAGAGCGCATGGAGTCTTCTCAACTCAAAACGATCAATCTCACGAAAAGTGACTTGGTTAAAGATCACTTGCGTTACTTG ATGGGGGGCAGAACAAATGTTGAAAATGAGGTTCTTTGTCGCTTTGTCTTCCCAGAAAGGCCTGGTGCTTTGGTGAAGTTCTTGGACACCTTTAGTCCACGTTGGAATATTAGTTTGTTCCACTACCGCGGACAG GGTGAAACTGGGGCAAATGTCTTGGTTGGAATCCAAGTTTCCAAGAGTGAGATTGATGAGTTCCATTCTCGTGCCAATTCACTTGGGTATGACTATGTAGTAGTGACCAATGATATAGACTTCGAGCTTTTGATGCATTGA
- the LOC133722896 gene encoding two-pore potassium channel 4-like, whose amino-acid sequence MEAGNMLLNTSYFVVVTTLTIGYGDIYSLTSGTKMDTVFLVLAGILVFVLGSTVIYNIKWWLNKTYFSNVKGLKKDCLLFGLSLVGVVGSIGIEMLGIFLLEHMESDHYKMTVKDYFYLSMLILATIGYGDSYFRMKGGKAFAIPWILELT is encoded by the exons ATGGAAGCAGGAAACATGTTGCTTAACACTAGTTATTTTGTTGTGGTCACTACTTTAACTATAGGATATGGGGATATTTACTCTCTTACCTCAGGGACCAAGATGGACACTGTTTTCTTGGTATTGGCAGGCATTCTCGTCTTTGTTTTGGGTAGCACTGTGATCTATAATATTAAGTGGTGGCTGAACAAGACATATTTTAGTAATGTGAAAGGGTTAAAGAAAGATTGCCTGCTATTTGGTTTATCGCTTGTGGGGGTAGTTGGGAGCATTGGTATAGAAATGCTAGGTATTTTTCTTCTTGAGCACATGGAGAGTGACCATTACAAGATGACTGTCAAAGATTATTTTTATCTATCTATGTTGATATTAGCAACGATTGGATACGGTGATTCTTATTTCCGAATGAAAGGGGGCAAGGCATTTGCTATTCCGTGGATTTTG GAACTGACATAG